From the genome of Altererythrobacter sp. BO-6:
TCAACCACATTGCTGCCCTGCGGTGCGATATCGCGAGCCTCTATCTCCGCATTGATCCGCCGCCACACATCTGCCGAAGGTTCCGCGCCTGCAACTTCGTCCAGCAGCGGCGCCAGCCGGCCTTCCCAAACCGCCACCTTCGCTGCGAATTCGGGATCGCGCGCCAGCCGGCCGCGCGCAGCGAGCAACTCCTCGCCTTCGAGCAGGCCAAGCGCAAATTCGGCCGCCAGCAGCTCGTCGCCGCTCAATTCGTCGAGGCGTGGATCCTGCGTCATTCGCCCGCCTCCAGGCATATCTTGAGTTTTGCCAGCCCGCGCCGGATCCAGCTCTTCATCGTGCCCAGCGGCACGCCTTGCGCCTCCGCCAGTTCGGCGTAGGTCTGCCCGCCGAAGTAAGCCGCGCGGATATTGCCGCGCTGGTTCGTCTCGAGCCTATCAAGGCAGGTGTGGACGCGGGCCTGTCGTTCGGCATCGATCAGCAGGCTGTCAGCCAACGGAGCCGTATCAGCCAGGCCAAAAGCCTCGTCCAATTCCACTGCGCCTTGCCGCACCTTGCCGCTGCGCAGGCGATCAACTGCCCGATTGCGCGCGAAGGTGGCGAGCCAGCTGATCGGGCTGGCCCGCTGCGGGTCATAGCGGTCGGCCCGCTGCCACAGATTGACGTAGACGTCCTGCAATGCGTCCTCGGCTTCCTTCCTGTCGCCCAAGATACGGTAGCAGATCCCGAATAGCTTCACTCGGGTCATCCGGTAAACCTGTTCCAGCGCGTCGCGCTCGCCCGCAGCCAGCCGCGCCATGGCGGACTTCAGCTGCTCGCGCGCTTCGCTGGCGGCGTCAGTCATCAGCAGCACCCCGGTGCGGCGCAGTCACGCGTGGTTTCTACCTGCAGCGTGACATGGCGGATGCCGTGATTGTGCTCGAGGCCATGCGCGACCTCGCGCAGGAAGGCGTCGCCCGGATGCCCGGCAGGCATTACCAGATGTGCGGTAAGTGCCGTCTCCGTGGTCGACATCGGCCAGATATGTAGATCGTGCACTGCTTCGACGCCTGCCTGGCCAAGCAGTTGCGCGCGCACCGCCGCCTCGTCGATCCCATCAGGTACGGCGTGGAGCCCCAGCTTGATGCTGTCTTTCGCCAGCCCCCATGTGCCCCATGCGATCACCACCACGATCAGCAGGCTGGTAACCGGGTCGATCCACAACTGGCCGGTCAGCAGGATCGCGACGCCTGCCACCACCACGCCCACAGAAACCAGCGCATCGGCGGCCATGTGCAGGAAGGCGCCGCGAATATTGAGGTCATGCTTTCGGCCGCGCAGGAACATCAGCGCGGTGGCGGTATTGATGGCGATCCCGATACCCGCGACCACTACCATCGTCATGCCCTGCACCGGCGCGGGATCGATCAGCCGGTTGATCGTTTCGAACAGGATCGCCCCGATCGCAATCGCAAGCAGCATGGCATTGGCCAGCGCGGCCAGGATGGTCGAGCTCTTGAAGCCATAGGTGAAGCGCGGCGATGCGGGCTTCTGCGCGGCAATGCTGGCCGCCCATGCCAGCAGCAGCGCCAGCACGTCGGACAGATTATGCCCGGCATCGGCCACCAGCGCCATCGACCCGGACAGGAAGCCATAGGTCGCCTCGACCACAACAAAGACGCTGTTGAGCACCACACCGACCAGGAACGCGCGCCCGAAATCGGCCGGTGCATGGTGATGCGCATGATGGTGATCATGGCTGTGGCCGTGTCCGGCGCGGTGGCTATGTGCGTGACCCGCTCCCATTGCGGTCACTCATAGACGCAGGAATCGAGCCCGTCACGCCTCACCACACCCATACGGGCGGCGATC
Proteins encoded in this window:
- a CDS encoding sigma-70 family RNA polymerase sigma factor, producing the protein MTDAASEAREQLKSAMARLAAGERDALEQVYRMTRVKLFGICYRILGDRKEAEDALQDVYVNLWQRADRYDPQRASPISWLATFARNRAVDRLRSGKVRQGAVELDEAFGLADTAPLADSLLIDAERQARVHTCLDRLETNQRGNIRAAYFGGQTYAELAEAQGVPLGTMKSWIRRGLAKLKICLEAGE
- a CDS encoding cation diffusion facilitator family transporter, with product MGAGHAHSHRAGHGHSHDHHHAHHHAPADFGRAFLVGVVLNSVFVVVEATYGFLSGSMALVADAGHNLSDVLALLLAWAASIAAQKPASPRFTYGFKSSTILAALANAMLLAIAIGAILFETINRLIDPAPVQGMTMVVVAGIGIAINTATALMFLRGRKHDLNIRGAFLHMAADALVSVGVVVAGVAILLTGQLWIDPVTSLLIVVVIAWGTWGLAKDSIKLGLHAVPDGIDEAAVRAQLLGQAGVEAVHDLHIWPMSTTETALTAHLVMPAGHPGDAFLREVAHGLEHNHGIRHVTLQVETTRDCAAPGCC